A genome region from Eremothecium cymbalariae DBVPG#7215 chromosome 4, complete sequence includes the following:
- the SEN2 gene encoding tRNA splicing endonuclease subunit SEN2 (similar to Ashbya gossypii AGR073C), which yields MAKYISNRRRYEHKLPLELIQLPPLIPHNPVSWLHWIFKYVTAVNYMRQTIPVEIDASGKIIISDHDHMRYLWERGFFGTGQLSRSEPTWYERTASRLQLDGSKQDGVQLEQVTRLRRKQRLEFKKERAKFEEKKLHLRMNGVLESEILGEEQAFLKSLRDQELQYGSVNESGSGGGSSFEGIRMEDSDILTEDGTGIIKLEKLELMPVEAMFLTFALPVLDISMKDLLHSIFVETPSFEQIEALCMKYAAYHHYRSHGWCVRSGVKFGCDYMLYRQGPPFHHAEFSVMVLHHNQAQHDYTWYSTVARVVGGAKKCLVLCYISKKAADDILMELWSRGSYAQAFALFEVNELVYRRWVPGKNRD from the coding sequence ATGGCGAAATATATATCGAACAGACGCAGATATGAGCACAAGCTACCGCTAGAACTAATCCAGCTACCTCCTTTAATACCTCATAACCCAGTTTCATGGCTACACTGGATATTTAAGTATGTGACCGCTGTAAATTATATGCGTCAAACTATACCAGTAGAAATTGATGCTAGTGGTAAAATAATCATATCGGATCATGATCATATGAGATATTTATGGGAAAGAGGGTTTTTTGGTACTGGTCAACTCTCTAGAAGTGAGCCCACATGGTATGAACGTACTGCAAGTAGGTTACAGTTGGATGGTTCTAAGCAAGACGGGGTACAGTTGGAACAGGTTACGCGCCTAAGACGAAAACAGCGATTAGAATTTAAGAAAGAAAGAGCTAAATTCgaagagaagaagttgcaTTTGAGAATGAACGGTGTTTTGGAAAGTGAAATCCTGGGTGAAGAACAagcatttttgaaaagtttacGAGATCAAGAATTACAATACGGTTCAGTAAATGAAAGCGGCAGCGGTGGCGGCAGCAGCTTCGAGGGCATCCGCATGGAAGACTCTGATATATTAACCGAGGATGGAACTGGTATAATTAAGTTGGAGAAGCTTGAGTTAATGCCCGTTGAAGCAATGTTCTTAACGTTTGCTCTTCCCGTGTTAGACATCAGCATGAAGGATTTATTACATTCAATCTTTGTGGAAACACCGTCATTTGAACAGATCGAAGCTCTGTGCATGAAATATGCTGCGTACCACCATTATAGATCTCATGGTTGGTGTGTAAGGTCAGGAGTTAAATTTGGATGTGATTACATGTTATACAGACAAGGCCCACCTTTCCATCACGCTGAATTCAGTGTCATGGTGCTGCATCATAACCAAGCTCAACATGATTATACATGGTACTCTACTGTAGCAAGAGTTGTTGGTGGCGCCAAAAAATGTCTAGTCTTGTGTTATATCTCTAAGAAGGCGGCAGATGACATATTGATGGAACTCTGGAGTCGTGGGAGTTATGCACAGGCATTTGCTCTCTTTGAAGTTAACGAATTGGTTTATAGAAGATGGGTTCCAGGTAAGAATAGAGATTAG
- the LCL2 gene encoding Lcl2p (similar to Ashbya gossypii AGR072W), producing the protein MLPQLLFLVLLSPIQAFFFDFGHGQQQQQEAQTNVGYEDAILNQECATYVCPVTRECVPNPAACPCPYPKTQMKCVLPNGQFVCISKPATHDEQLNQVYDDPVKGPKARNKGVRDCGWVQSAYKGLV; encoded by the coding sequence ATGTTACCCcagttgttgtttttggttctTCTATCACCTATACAGGCTTTTTTCTTTGACTTTGGCCATGggcaacagcagcaacaagaAGCACAGACAAATGTGGGTTATGAGGACGCCATTTTAAACCAAGAATGTGCTACGTACGTTTGTCCTGTAACTCGAGAGTGTGTTCCGAACCCAGCTGCTTGTCCCTGTCCATATCCCAAAACTCAAATGAAATGTGTGCTACCAAATGGGCAATTTGTTTGTATATCTAAGCCGGCTACCCATGATGAACAGCTTAACCAGGTATACGACGACCCTGTCAAGGGCCCAAAGGCTAGAAATAAAGGTGTGCGGGACTGTGGATGGGTTCAATCGGCGTATAAAGGGCTTGTATGA
- the CDC45 gene encoding DNA replication initiation factor CDC45 (similar to Ashbya gossypii AGR071C), producing the protein MYVGIRSFSEAYEKILSRASAHSSCQLVIFVSCLNIDALCATKMLSMLFKKQLVQLQLVPVFGYTELHDHFVNLDDNINIVMMVGCGAMIDLEVFLEIDPDKYIVPGTEKDAKPSFKNEIYILDCHRPWNLDNLFGSQIITCFDDGTVEDSLHQERDAYYKILELETDGGSIADESTEAESTEEDSDDEYPGMKRRSGSESDKKKRKQRKKRLHECEATIDKYYSKGSTVSNSLAVQVYSLVSSVGETSLDYLWLTILGATSLDTAYPHIYQQLQELLKDEVKRLSPNDKTKTPDKLPIEVQPDYLLFLMRHSSLYDSFYYSNYVNSKLSLWNENGKKRLHKMFARMGIPLNTSQEHWIYMDNNIKRQLGVIFEKNLDRYGLQELVKDGFVRTFGYRGSISASEFVEATTALLEVGKMKSAVFEDVQGNLDVHVSAEQEPDLNEILSQRQKRWIGNFWFGWDALDGNMDLLKLGIKNAQFLQKSIFNTGVTILEKRIIKHLRIYRLCVLQDGPYLPLYKNPLTLLRLGNWLIEYCSESEDKQLLPMVLASLDNTTDTYLVAGLTQRYPRGINTLESHSTILNNFNIGFQQIASETGAKVRIDNFESSIIEIRKDDLQPFLEKLTLSGLI; encoded by the coding sequence ATGTATGTTGGCATCCGAAGTTTTTCTGAAGCATATGAGAAGATATTATCGAGAGCAAGTGCTCATTCGTCATGTCAATTGGTAATTTTTGTATCATGTTTAAACATCGACGCGTTATGCGCAACCAAGATGCTTTCAATGCTATTCAAAAAACAGCTGGTACAACTGCAGCTAGTTCCGGTGTTTGGTTATACGGAGTTGCATGATCATTTTGTAAATTTAGAcgataatattaatattgtaATGATGGTGGGATGTGGAGCTATGATTGATCTGGAGGTGTTTCTCGAAATTGATCCCGACAAATACATTGTACCTGGGACTGAAAAAGATGCAAAGCCATCTTTTAAGAATGAAATTTATATTCTGGACTGCCATAGACCTTGGAACttggataatttatttGGGTCGCAAATTATAACTTGTTTCGACGATGGCACTGTTGAGGATTCGTTACACCAGGAACGCGATGCGTATTATAAAATACTTGAGTTAGAAACTGATGGAGGAAGTATTGCTGATGAATCTACCGAAGCAGAGAGCACTGAGGAGgattctgatgatgaatacCCCGGGATGAAACGTCGCAGCGGTTCTGAAAGTGACAAGAAGAAGCGTAAGCAGAGAAAAAAGCGGTTACACGAATGTGAAGCTACCATAGACAAATACTACTCAAAGGGGAGTACGGTCAGTAATTCGTTAGCTGTTCAAGTGTATTCTTTAGTTTCATCAGTTGGTGAAACAAGTTTGGATTATCTGTGGCTGACCATTCTAGGCGCTACGTCTTTGGATACAGCTTACCCACATATCTACCAACAACTGCAGGAGTTGCTGAAAGATGAAGTTAAACGACTGTCTCCAAATGATAAGACTAAAACCCCAGATAAGCTTCCAATCGAGGTCCAACCAGATTACTTACTATTCCTGATGCGCCATTCTTCATTGTACGATAGCTTTTACTATTCCAATTACGTTAATTCGAAACTTTCCCTTTGGAACGAAAATGGTAAAAAACGTTTACATAAAATGTTTGCACGCATGGGTATACCGTTGAATACTTCCCAGGAACATTGGATATATATGgacaataatataaaaagaCAACTCGGAGTGATTTTCGAAAAGAATCTCGATAGATATGGATTACAAGAACTGGTGAAAGATGGCTTTGTTCGCACATTTGGTTATCGTGGTTCCATCAGTGCCAGTGAGTTTGTTGAGGCCACTACTGCTTTATTAGAAGTAGGTAAGATGAAATCAGCAGTATTTGAAGACGTTCAAGGAAACTTGGATGTGCATGTCTCTGCGGAACAAGAGCCAGATTTAAACGAAATACTATCTCAAAGGCAAAAACGATGGATTGGTAATTTCTGGTTCGGTTGGGACGCATTAGACGGTAATATGGACTTGTTGAAACTTGGCATAAAGAATGCtcaatttcttcagaaaTCTATATTTAACACTGGCGTAACAATCCTAGAAAAAAGGATCATAAAACATCTCCGCATCTATCGATTGTGTGTACTGCAAGATGGTCCTTATTTACCCCTGTACAAAAACCCGCTGACACTACTTCGCTTGGGTAATTGGCTAATTGAGTATTGTTCAGAATCAGAAGATAAACAACTACTACCCATGGTATTGGCCTCCCTAGACAATACCACTGACACTTACCTGGTTGCTGGACTTACACAAAGATATCCACGGGGCATCAACACCCTAGAATCACATTCTACAATCTTAAATAATTTCAATATCGGTTTCCAGCAAATTGCAAGCGAAACAGGTGCCAAGGTGAGAATAGACAATTTCGAAAGTTCTATTATTGAGATTCGCAAAGATGATTTACAGCcctttttggaaaaattaACTTTAAGTGGCCTGATTTAA
- the APC9 gene encoding anaphase promoting complex subunit 9 (similar to Ashbya gossypii AGR070C) — MQRLPPEDEPPSFELPQLPPWKTRHIKQSNQQTPLRRPRCILGAPYETGSSFQPLSSAAIDAASTKQLQKEYDYSVFNKSRLLTESKIDQYLKSEIATHKRVFHRDKVHDDSYRPDLQPLCCDSSDEESDLISKRLHNQRVERPLVVSMPGLRPEEIQLDAAKNLKKGAEYSSEGDDEIELRRYWDWSALSKSLGPREYHMLNRILQKEVQLQEHFREVLKKGDRYKRNPDRNDDETYLELKQYAHKCYEEDNCVFNMDDLIVHMTSQR; from the coding sequence ATGCAACGGCTGCCTCCAGAAGATGAACCACCAAGTTTCGAACTTCCTCAACTGCCTCCATGGAAAACACGACACATAAAGCAAAGTAACCAGCAAACTCCCCTTCGAAGACCGCGTTGTATCCTTGGCGCACCATATGAAACAGGATCGTCATTCCAGCCGTTATCTTCAGCAGCTATTGATGCTGCATCCACAAAGCAGTTACAGAAAGAATACGATTATTCTGTGTTTAATAAAAGCCGGCTTCTAACAGAAAGCAAAATAGACCAGTATTTGAAAAGCGAGATCGCGACACACAAACGTGTATTCCATAGAGATAAGGTCCACGATGATAGTTACCGGCCAGATCTTCAACCTTTGTGTTGTGACAGTTCAGATGAGGAGAGCGACTTGATTTCTAAACGTTTGCATAACCAACGAGTGGAGAGGCCGTTGGTAGTTAGCATGCCTGGTCTAAGACCTGAAGAAATACAGCTGGATGCAGCTAAGAATCTTAAGAAGGGAGCAGAATACAGTTCAGAGGGAGATGATGAGATAGAACTAAGGAGGTATTGGGACTGGTCGGCCCTAAGCAAAAGTTTGGGCCCACGCGAGTACCATATGTTGAACAGGATTTTACAGAAAGAGGTTCAGTTGCAAGAGCATTTCCGTGAGGTACTCAAGAAAGGCGATAGATATAAAAGAAATCCAGATCGTAATGACGATGAGACGTATTTGGAATTGAAGCAGTACGCTCACAAATGCTATGAGGAGGATAATTGTGTTTTCAACATGGATGACTTGATCGTACACATGACAAGCCAACGGTAA
- the SAC6 gene encoding fimbrin (similar to Ashbya gossypii AGR069C) yields MLNIISVQKKFPQLTQEDIFSTIEQFRVIDADDKGYAEKTEVLESISKNGTASYDEAREALKKVNVDASGRVEMDDYVELIAKLKEMRLGSKPASSPGSRQIASSGSAGLASAQGNRIIMEGRTSGTTHTINEEERREFTKHINSVLIGDPDIGDRLPFPTDTFQVFDDCRDGLVLSKLINDSVPDTIDTRVLNWPKNGKPLNNFTASENANIVINSAKAIGCVVVNVHSEDIIEGKEHLILGIIWQIIRRGLLSKVDIKLHPELYRLLEDDETLEQFLRLPPEKILLRWFNYHLNNAGWHRTVGNFSNDVSDGENYTILLNQLAPDLCSKYPLQTGDALQRAEQVLENAEKLNCRKYLTPKSLVAGNPKLNLAFVANLFNNHPGLEPINENEKPEIEEFDAEGEREARVFTLWLNSLDVDPPVVSLFEDLKDGLVLLQAYDKVIPGAVNAKFINHKSSNVAELSRFKSLENTNYAVDLGKSKGFSLVGIEGSDIVDGNKLLTLGLVWQLMRKNIINTMSSLASSGRDMSDAQILKWANDQITKGGKTNTVRSFQDSSLSNAHFLLDVLNGLAPGYVDYELVTPGKTEEQRYANAKLAISIARKIGALIWLVPEDINEVRSRLILTFVASLMALKK; encoded by the coding sequence ATGCTGAATATTATTAGCGTTCAGAAGAAGTTTCCTCAGCTAACGCAggaagatatattttccacGATCGAACAATTTAGGGTCATCGATGCCGATGATAAAGGTTATGCAGAAAAGACTGAGGTTCTTGAGTCTATCTCCAAGAACGGGACCGCTAGTTATGATGAAGCTCGTGAAGCGCTTAAAAAAGTAAATGTGGATGCATCAGGTAGAGTTGAGATGGATGATTATGTGGAATTGATTGCCAAATTGAAAGAGATGAGGTTAGGCTCTAAGCCTGCTTCATCCCCAGGTTCCAGACAAATAGCTTCATCTGGCTCAGCAGGTTTGGCTTCTGCTCAAGGAAACAGGATTATAATGGAGGGCAGGACTAGTGGCACGACACATACTAtcaatgaagaagaaagaagagaatTTACTAAGCATATTAATAGTGTGCTAATAGGTGATCCTGATATCGGTGACAGATTACCATTTCCCACGGATACgtttcaagtttttgatgaCTGTAGGGATGGTTTAGTTTTGTCCAAGTTGATTAATGATTCCGTTCCCGACACAATTGATACGAGAGTCTTGAACTGGCccaaaaatggaaaacCATTGAATAACTTTACAGCATCTGAGAACGctaatattgttattaaTTCAGCAAAGGCTATCGGATGTGTAGTTGTAAATGTTCATTCCGAGGATATAATAGAGGGTAAGGAACATTTAATATTGGGAATTATCTGGCAAATTATCAGGAGAGGATTGTTAAGCAAAGTCGATATTAAGTTACATCCAGAGTTGTACCGATTGTTGGAGGACGACGAGACATTAGAGCAATTTTTAAGGTTACCTCCAGAGAAGATTTTACTCCGTTGGTTCAACTACCATTTAAATAATGCGGGTTGGCATCGCACGGTTGGAAATTTCTCAAATGATGTATCCGACGGTGAGAATTACACTATCTTGTTGAATCAGCTAGCCCCTGATTTGTGCTCAAAATATCCATTGCAAACTGGTGACGCTCTACAAAGAGCGGAGCAAGTCTTAGAAAATGCCGAAAAATTAAATTGTAGAAAGTATCTGACCCCAAAATCGTTAGTTGCTGGTAACCCAAAATTAAATCTGGCATTTGTTGCAAATTTATTCAATAATCACCCAGGATTAGAACCAATTAACGAGAACGAAAAACCggaaattgaagaatttgatgcAGAGGGTGAAAGGGAGGCTCGTGTTTTCACTTTATGGTTAAACTCCTTGGATGTCGATCCACCTGTCGTCTCCTTGTTTGAGGATCTAAAGGATGGCTTGGTACTGTTGCAAGCTTATGATAAAGTTATTCCAGGTGCAGTCAATGCAAAGTTTATAAATCATAAATCTAGCAATGTTGCTGAGTTATCCAGATTCAAATCTTTAGAAAACACAAACTACGCTGTGGACCTTGGAAAGTCCAAAGGGTTCTCGTTAGTTGGTATTGAGGGTTCAGACATCGTTGACGGCAACAAACTTTTGACCTTGGGATTGGTTTGGCAGCTAATGCGTAAAAACATCATTAACACTATGTCATCTTTAGCGTCTTCTGGCAGGGATATGTCTGATGCACAGATTCTAAAATGGGCAAATGATCAAATAACCAAGGGTGGTAAGACTAACACCGTTAGATCATTCCAAGATTCTTCATTGAGCAATGCTCACTTTTTATTGGACGTACTAAACGGGTTGGCGCCAGGATATGTTGACTATGAACTTGTTACTCCAGGTAAGACTGAGGAACAAAGATACGCCAATGCAAAGTTGGCTATTTCGATTGCAAGAAAGATAGGTGCACTAATTTGGTTGGTTCCTGAAGATATAAATGAAGTGCGTTCTAGGTTAATTTTGACTTTCGTAGCCTCTTTAATGGCATTAAAGAAGTAG
- the ERG27 gene encoding 3-keto-steroid reductase (similar to Ashbya gossypii AGR068W 1-intron): MRTHKVAVITGTNSNLGLNIAYRLIDNLDYEDKLTLVVTSRTLLRVREVIDLLKAYSEKHEKNMYVDYDYLLVDFTDMVSVLGAYYDLNNRYDAIHYFFVNAAQGVYSGIDWMQATKEIISNPLEAVTNPTYKIQRIGVNTADGMGLVFQANVFGPYYLIRKLIPQLSKGNAIVVWISSLMAEPKYLSLEDIELLKTDASYEGSKRLVDLLHLMTFKDLKALGIHQYLTHPGIFTSNSFFQYLNFFTYYAMLMFFYFARLMGSRWHNISGYKAANAPVYVATLANPNFERQELKYGSATYRDGMEYIVTEEVDPTGAYDVYKYIIRLAEDWDEKLKDQIVNSRIIL; the protein is encoded by the exons ATGAGAACTCATAAAGTTGCTGTGATTACTGGAACTAATAG CAACCTTGGTCTAAATATTGCATACAGATTAATTGACAATTTGGATTATGAGGATAAACTTACATTGGTGGTCACTTCTAGGACATTGCTAAGAGTTCGTGAAGTTATTGATCTGCTCAAGGCATATTCTGAAAAGCATGAAAAGAATATGTATGTGGATTATGATTACCTGTTGGTAGACTTCACTGATATGGTAAGTGTTCTAGGAGCCTACTATGATCTTAATAATAGATATGACGCCATACATTACTTCTTTGTGAATGCAGCACAAGGTGTCTATTCTGGTATTGACTGGATGCAAGCAACGAAGGAAATAATTTCTAATCCATTGGAAGCAGTGACAAATCCAACTTATAAGATTCAACGAATTGGTGTGAATACGGCGGATGGAATGGGCCTTGTATTCCAAGCAAACGTGTTTGGCCCATACTATTTAATTAGGAAATTAATTCCTCAATTGTCAAAAGGTAACGCTATCGTTGTCTGGATTTCATCATTAATGGCGGAACCAAAATATCTGTCTTTAGAAGATATCGAATTATTAAAGACTGATGCTTCCTACGAAGGCTCCAAAAGGCTGGTTGATTTATTACATCTGATGACTTTCAAAGATTTAAAAGCATTAGGTATTCATCAGTATCTAACGCATCCTGGGATCTTCACTAGTAACTCCTTCTTCCAAtatttgaacttttttACCTACTACGCTATGCTGATGTTCTTTTACTTTGCAAGGTTGATGGGCTCTCGTTGGCACAATATCAGTGGTTATAAGGCTGCTAACGCTCCTGTATATGTTGCTACACTAGCAAACCCAAATTTTGAGCGCCAGGAGCTTAAATATGGTTCAGCTACTTACAGGGATGGCATGGAGTACATTGTAACGGAGGAGGTCGATCCCACAGGTGCGTATGATGtctataaatatatcataaGGCTAGCAGAAGATTGGGATGAGAAACTTAAAGACCAAATTGTCAATTCTCGTATAATATTGTAA
- the MTC5 gene encoding Mtc5p (similar to Ashbya gossypii AGR067W), producing MSKYVGGDPYQSPTFGQSLSLRVDGGFNAVSINPSGRDVVLASRTGLYVVDLDDPFSPPRWLQHITPWQVADIQWSPHPSKPHWVVSTSNQKALVWNLSRTSSNAIEYELHGHFRAITDINFHPSHPELLATCSIDTYVHAWDMRSPQRPYYSTSDWSAGASQVKWNLQNANVLASSHANSVFIWDIRKGCTPLYKLSGNNSSVNNIDFNKVKENEIMSSSNDGTVKFWDYSKSSTEPLFTIKAEFPVWRGRYLPFGDGCCIMPMVGGNNSIYLINNSWRNEISEEKEAKLQPIYVFKGHSNIVTDFLWRSRHSYGTEIDDTEYQLVTWSKDCDLRLWPVAEATYEKLNFKRGQRLHEKLPEYEYNSYGKSPEKTRSTVIGNYKAIRENFVTNSGLQNAQQSFNHLDWVSGVKMNHSDCPHDFFSKSTLQNLGEEVSQVGHKFRRITFERISVSTGELVLTLNGPWVDSKPDEYTFIRIEIKFPENYPAKGHPPVFKIEENTELTTERRNFLVSRLKEITEKYAESGSYCLEPCLRFLLGENVDLEMLDNEVNEEYLLNLDMVDEIGDEYSSIQSSQDNMDLSDMTASEDEDISGYRGGNANKNKLAHDTTFDSTPVPKGCGAVWTPTGQLLCFFVSQPERKSQYMWMVGNRGKVGGIMKINDPMTNAPEPLYGDVISHKIKRPKRYVEILYAPPYNRNEPGQIDNDSDSNESDDSIADDWSDILKNDITLRTKMPVFYTNFKNPMGSIQSESVRTNDSKVKPKNVIVLHDFSHLIPDKIALAKEYRLIGDSPEALARHNVAVAEKNGNDELAQCWYMIVNLLLSRDQDNVYNFGWDEHPLGGRWLVKEIMRYFEQTKNVQMLAMLACVLVDPKRRDTKEVSQLTSERKNISENTITFHDDYYKTPYSYSQSHMFSDFTTTPNTTSELAIQQVKLRYTNDSASIPSDDYFNGTHNSRAFFGSKSRSSSAFMFLDTHPPLIPEVKIEILHDEILDLISDRVPSLLDPEDEPIFRRYRRQYAELLYYWGLPMERVKVLKFNINENTEPEILSCMDNSKNRKEDYYGGIGFKWIKKSSFTSKNCTYCGLKTKRRILVCGNCQHILHASCAVEWWQLDEECPSGCGCYCPKMFNVN from the coding sequence ATGAGTAAGTACGTTGGAGGAGATCCTTATCAATCTCCTACATTCGGTCAATCCCTATCTTTGAGGGTTGATGGCGGGTTTAATGCTGTTTCTATTAATCCATCAGGCAGAGATGTCGTTTTGGCTAGTAGAACTGGTCTGTATGTGGTTGACTTAGATGATCCATTTTCACCTCCTAGGTGGTTACAACATATCACCCCATGGCAGGTTGCCGATATACAGTGGTCACCTCACCCATCCAAACCACATTGGGTTGTTTCTACATCTAATCAAAAGGCCTTGGTATGGAATCTGTCAAGAACATCCTCAAACGCAATTGAATATGAACTTCATGGTCATTTCCGGGCTATAACAGATATAAACTTCCATCCTTCACATCCTGAATTGCTTGCAACATGTTCCATTGATACCTATGTGCATGCGTGGGATATGAGATCCCCTCAACGTCCGTATTATAGTACTAGTGATTGGTCCGCTGGAGCCTCCCAGGTCAAGTGGAACTTGCAAAATGCAAATGTATTAGCGTCGTCACACGCTAATAGCGTTTTTATATGGGATATAAGAAAGGGATGTACTCCGCTATATAAGTTATCAGGTAACAATAGTAGTGTGAACAATATTGATTTCAACAAAGTTAAGGAAAACGAGATCATGTCGAGTTCAAATGACGGGACCGTAAAATTTTGGGACTATTCGAAGAGTTCAACTGAGCCGCTTTTTACAATAAAGGCAGAATTTCCTGTTTGGAGGGGACGTTATTTGCCGTTTGGTGATGGATGTTGTATCATGCCAATGGTTGGGGGGAacaattcaatatatttgattaATAACAGTTGGCGAAATGAAATTAGTGAGGAAAAGGAAGCAAAACTACAACCCATTTATGTTTTTAAAGGCCACTCTAATATTGTAACAGATTTTCTGTGGAGGTCACGTCATTCTTATGGCACTGAAATAGATGATACAGAGTATCAACTAGTAACATGGTCTAAGGATTGTGATTTAAGACTTTGGCCAGTGGCTGAGGCAACTTATGAAAAGTTAAACTTTAAAAGAGGTCAGCGTTTACATGAAAAGCTTCCTGAATATGAATATAACAGTTATGGAAAGTCACCTGAAAAGACCAGAAGTACCGTGATAGGCAATTATAAAGCCATAAGGGAAAATTTTGTTACAAATTCTGGTCTACAAAATGCTCAGCAGTCATTTAACCATTTGGACTGGGTTTCTGGTGTCAAAATGAATCATTCTGATTGCCCACatgatttcttttcaaaaagtaCATTGCAGAATCTAGGCGAAGAAGTTAGTCAAGTAGGACATAAGTTTCGAAGAATCACATTTGAAAGGATCTCAGTTTCAACGGGAGAACTAGTTTTAACATTGAATGGACCATGGGTGGATAGTAAACCAGATGAGTACACCTTTATCAGAATAGAAATCAAGTTTCCTGAGAACTATCCTGCTAAAGGCCATCCTCCAGTATTCAAAATAGAGGAAAATACTGAATTGACAACTGAGCGCAGGAATTTCCTGGTTTCTAGATTAAAGGAAATCACAGAAAAGTATGCAGAATCTGGGAGTTATTGCTTGGAGCCATGCTTACGATTTTTATTAGGTGAAAATGTCGATCTTGAGATGTTAGATAATGAAGTTAATGAAGAATACTTGCTGAATTTAGATATGGTTGATGAGATTGGAGATGAATATTCATCCATACAAAGTTCTCAAGACAATATGGACTTATCCGATATGACTGCATcggaagatgaagatataAGTGGTTATAGAGGAGGTAATgcaaataaaaacaaacttGCTCATGATACCACATTTGACAGCACTCCTGTTCCAAAAGGTTGCGGAGCTGTTTGGACACCAACTGGTCAACTATTATGTTTCTTTGTTAGCCAGCCGGAGAGGAAGTCGCAATATATGTGGATGGTTGGCAATCGTGGCAAAGTTGGCGGAATCATGAAAATAAACGATCCAATGACTAACGCGCCAGAGCCTCTTTATGGTGATGTTATTAGTcataaaattaaaagacCAAAAAGATACGTTGAAATACTTTATGCTCCTCCATATAATAGAAATGAACCTGGACAAATAGACAATGATTCAGATTCAAATGAAAGTGACGACAGTATTGCTGACGACTGGAGTGACATTTTGAAGAACGATATAACTTTGAGAACAAAGATGCCTGTGTTTTATACAAACTTTAAAAATCCAATGGGCTCAATTCAAAGCGAATCTGTTAGAACAAATGATTCAAAGGTAAAGCCTAAAAACGTTATTGTTCTTCATGATTTCAGCCACTTAATTCCAGATAAAATTGCGTTGGCTAAGGAATACAGGTTGATCGGTGATAGCCCTGAGGCTTTAGCGAGACATAATGTGGCTGTTGCCGAAAAGAACGGCAATGATGAATTAGCTCAATGCTGGTACATGATAGTTAATTTGTTGCTGAGCAGAGACCAAGATAATGTTTATAATTTTGGTTGGGATGAGCACCCCCTTGGGGGTAGATGGCttgttaaagaaataaTGCGTTATTTCGagcaaacaaaaaatgtCCAAATGCTGGCGATGCTAGCATGCGTTCTCGTAGACCCTAAAAGAAGGGATACAAAAGAAGTTTCTCAATTGACTTCggaaagaaagaacatTTCTGAAAATACCATAACATTCCATGACGATTATTATAAAACACCATACTCTTACTCGCAGTCACATATGTTTAGTGATTTTACCACTACCCCAAATACCACATCCGAGTTAGCAATTCAGCAGGTTAAGCTACGTTATACTAATGATTCAGCATCCATACCATCAGATGACTATTTTAATGGAACCCATAACAGCAGAGCTTTTTTTGGTTCGAAATCTAGATCCTCCAGTGCCTTTATGTTTCTTGATACCCATCCACCACTGATCCCTGAGGTAAAAATTGAGATCCTTCATGATGAAATCCTTGATCTAATCAGTGACAGAGTTCCCTCATTATTGGATCCTGAAGATGAACCAATATTTAGAAGGTATCGTCGTCAATATGCAGAATTACTCTATTATTGGGGTTTACCTATGGAAAGAGTAAAGGTCCTAAAATTTAACATCAATGAAAATACAGAACCGGAGATTTTGTCCTGCATGGATAATTCTaaaaacagaaaagaagattactACGGAGGTATAGGTTTCAAATGGATTAAAAAATCTTCGTTTACTTCAAAAAACTGTACCTATTGTGGTTTGAAGACCAAGAGGCGCATCTTAGTTTGTGGAAACTGCCAGCACATTCTCCACGCTTCTTGTGCGGTAGAATGGTGGCAGCTTGATGAAGAATGTCCCTCTGGTTGTGGTTGCTATTGTCCAAAGATGTTTAATGTTAACTAG